In the Silene latifolia isolate original U9 population chromosome 1, ASM4854445v1, whole genome shotgun sequence genome, TGTTTTCTGTAACGCCCGATCATTGTATCACATGTTATCAATCACCATACTATTCTCCCTTAGGCTGATTTCCAGACTCGTCTGATGTAATTAACAGCATTTGTAAAAAGTCAACTATGCCAGTGGGTGGTCTTCTATATCTGTTCAGAGCCTGCTTTTGCTTTTTTACTTCTAATTTTGATGCGTAATTTCAAGTGTCCAAATCACTATCTTAAGTCTTGATGTTAACATGTTCACGTGAGAGAGACATTGAAGAGTCTGTTGCCCTAGATCCTATTAGATGTATATGACTATATGATCACTTTGTAAGAAAAGGTCCTTACATAATCTATTTTGATTGATTGTCCTTTCCTGCTATGTTAGTTTTATGTTACTGCTTTTTTCAAATAAATAAGTTGAGATCTGTTTTTGACCAGTAGTATTGTAGGGTTAAGCTCTTATTTTGATACTGTTCCCGAGGCTAGTGTCTCATAGTGATAAATTATTAATAGTTATGTTCTTCGTTACATGCAGAGGCTTCTGCAATCCTGCTGATGTTGAAGAATTCACTGAAGAGAAAAAAGTTTCTCTGTTGGGCAAACGTAAGGGAAGGGGTGCTGATTTTGTTCGTGCTTTGCAGGAGATCGTTGATTGTTATGATAAGTTGAAGGAGAAGAATCAAGTTAGCTCTGGTGAACTCCCTGATGAAAATGCTATTGGAGATCTAAGAGCATCTGATCCTACAGAATCTGATATGATACGTGATTGCATAGTCAGATCTTCAAATTCTCCTATACCAAAAGATGAGCCAAGTCTAGCTGTGCAAGAGGCAAGGACTGTGACTGAAGTCGAGTCTCTGGATCAAAGGAGGGCTTCGGAAGAGCCAGCTGATAATGCTGTTGAATCCATGTTGGTCATACCCACCACTTACACTTTAAGGAAAAAGGCTAGAAGCTTTCAGCCACAGCGGTGTACCATTCAAATGATAGGACCAGTTCAAAGGTCTAGGAGTGGATCAAAGTTTGAGTCACATGGACTTCGGAATGATGTTTCAGATTGTAATGGTGGCAAAAACTCTGTTGATAGTGGTATAAATGGATTTTTGGACGGTCCTCTGAGAAAagctaagagaagcaaaagatCCCCCGAGGGTTCTATCCCCAATGTTGGCTGTTCACCAGTGTGCAACTCAAATGGAACACTTGATGATAATGGGTCTGGAGTTGCTATGGACTCTGAGGGCCTCAGCTATAATGAAGATAGTGCCATTGAATCTGAAAATAAGTGTGAACAATTAGAGATTGCCAATGGTAGTTGTGAAGGGGACCATGAGGTGAGTACTAGCGATTTCAGAACAAAGGCTTCTATTGTAAGGAAAAAAAGGAATCCGGGAAGAAAAAGAGTCCAAAGTGATTGTCTAGGATTAAGATGTGATAGACTAGTTAAAACAGACATAGGGATTATGCAAGACACAATACCATTGCCTGAGTCATGTGTACTTATGTCTGATAATCAGACTAAAAATGAAGGGGACGAACACTTACCTTTGGTTAAACGTGCTAGGGTTCGAATGGGTAAATTGCTCTCCGAGGAGAAACAACAGCTTGATTCTCTTGTAAGGAGTGAGGAAACATCTTCCGAGTCTGCATCAATTTGTGTAGCAAGGGAGGAGGACTCTACCCTAAGATGTAAAGATATTCAACTTAACGGGAGTGTGTTAATATCAAATGAACTAATTGTATCTTCACCTATAGGTAAGTACAGTCAGGAGCTAGAGAATAAGTCTCAGCCTCAGAACACTTACCCAGAGGTTATGGTATGCTCACCCACTGACAGTGGTGCACAGGCTTCAGAGTCAAAGCCTCAAACTTCAAAAGCTATGACTAGCCAACCATTAGGCTGTACATTTGACTGCGAGTCTGCATTGCCCCCATCAAAGCGTCTTCATAGGGCCTTGGAGGCGATGTCAGCTAATGCTGCGGAAGAGACCAAAACGTCAGTGGTAGAAGATTCTTGCACCAAAACTTTTAATAAAAAATGCCATCTTCCTTCTATAGAGTCTGGCTCCAACGTGGCTGTAGAAGATGAACCATGCAATAACTTGGAGTTGCAAAATGATTTGTCTAATTGTAATAATGCTTCACAACTTGAAGCTTCAAACGTTTGTAGCTCACCAACACCCAATGTGGTAATTAGGGCTTCTGGAGACGTGGCATGTACAGAAGATAATATTGTGGAAATGGCTGTTAGTATAAACAGCGAAGTTCACTGTGTCTCAGACACCATTGGTATATCACATGATGCTCCCAAGGTTCTGGCTTTGCAGGACCCAGTGACCAGTGTTGTTGAGTCCATGCCCATGTTGGAATTATCGACCGCTGAAATAATCGAGTCACCTTCAGAGGAATGTGGCAAAGCAGATGATGATTTAGTTGATGGTGCTGTGGAAAATGACAAGTCTCTGATTGAGTTGCATTCTGTGGGAGGCACAGACCAGGTATCTCCAACGGCTACTGTAAATGATGGTTGTCGCGATGATAGTACCACGCTTCTTTGTGGTGCAGCTAATGATGCCCCAAGTGCTTTGGTGGAGGGATGTATAAATGCTAGTTGCTTGTAAGTATTGCTATTATTGTACTCCCTTTATCCCATTTGTATCTTCCTATTTGACTTTATGCAATGTCCAAGACGACACTTTGATCTAAATGGGAAGATACAAGTGGGATAGGATAGTTATTTTTACTGTTGCTACTTTGTCTTGCACATTTAATTATCATATTTAATTTTTCACAAGTAGTACTACTTATTATTACTACTTGTCAATCTGCACTTCTAATCATGTGGCCTGATACccttttttcattttcatatttgccTGGTACCACTTTAATATTTCGCATAAACCTCCGGTCCAAAAACAAACAAGATGCTCTAATAATTAATCAATGGCATTGCTACTTTGTAGCTCAAATAGAATTGGTAGGTTGAAGATGCTCTGTTTCATGTAAGATAAAATCAAGGTGATTCAGAACATGATATTCGACAGTTGAGGACTAGTGAAGCACTATACATTCCTGAATGGCACTACTGttcatattgttattgttgttgtctgTTTACTTTTACTATGTGCTTCAAGGGAGTGTTTACTTTCTTGTAGTTTGGACTTTGAAGGGAACTTCTTACTTCATTTTTCTTATCAGGGTGTTTGTTTCTCTAATATGTATGTAATTGGGTCTTCAACACAGAGGTGAAGCTTTGGAGGTTGGAGAAGAAGTTAAGCACACTGCAACAGAGGTTTTGGAAGCTTCAACGTCTCCTCTGAATGATTCTTTATCAGAGAGAATTTGTTATGGCGCCTCAATCTCTGGTAGATCTTCGCATGATCATAATGGCTTAAGTGTGTCCGTTGCAGAAGTAGCTGTGCAGAAACATGTATCCCACTCCAACGACCTCACAGCCGCTATAACTAATAATGGTCATCCACGACCTATGCTGGATCTTACTGTTGATGTGAAGCTACCTCATAGTATGCATGTTTCAGATGTCAGCGAAAACAATTGTTTAGATACCATTATTTGTCATCAGAACAAGTCATGTGAAAGAACCAATCTCGCAGAAGTTAAGGCCACCCTTGCATCTCTAGAGCTGACTCTTGAATCATTATCTCGAACTAAAGAGAGCATTGGCCGGGCAACCCGAATAGCAGTTGACTGTGTAAAGTTTGGTGTCGCAGCTGAGGTATGATTAACAGGCTTATGAATGTTATGATTAGGCATATTAGTTGCCGTGTAGGAtgacgcttttaattgttgtttgataAAAGC is a window encoding:
- the LOC141598087 gene encoding protein HUA2-LIKE 2 isoform X1, giving the protein MGSSKRKGSKAAAAAAARRQWKVGDLVLAKVKGFPAWPATVSEPEKWGYSTDWKKVFVHFFGTQQIGFCNPADVEEFTEEKKVSLLGKRKGRGADFVRALQEIVDCYDKLKEKNQVSSGELPDENAIGDLRASDPTESDMIRDCIVRSSNSPIPKDEPSLAVQEARTVTEVESLDQRRASEEPADNAVESMLVIPTTYTLRKKARSFQPQRCTIQMIGPVQRSRSGSKFESHGLRNDVSDCNGGKNSVDSGINGFLDGPLRKAKRSKRSPEGSIPNVGCSPVCNSNGTLDDNGSGVAMDSEGLSYNEDSAIESENKCEQLEIANGSCEGDHEVSTSDFRTKASIVRKKRNPGRKRVQSDCLGLRCDRLVKTDIGIMQDTIPLPESCVLMSDNQTKNEGDEHLPLVKRARVRMGKLLSEEKQQLDSLVRSEETSSESASICVAREEDSTLRCKDIQLNGSVLISNELIVSSPIGKYSQELENKSQPQNTYPEVMVCSPTDSGAQASESKPQTSKAMTSQPLGCTFDCESALPPSKRLHRALEAMSANAAEETKTSVVEDSCTKTFNKKCHLPSIESGSNVAVEDEPCNNLELQNDLSNCNNASQLEASNVCSSPTPNVVIRASGDVACTEDNIVEMAVSINSEVHCVSDTIGISHDAPKVLALQDPVTSVVESMPMLELSTAEIIESPSEECGKADDDLVDGAVENDKSLIELHSVGGTDQVSPTATVNDGCRDDSTTLLCGAANDAPSALVEGCINASCLGEALEVGEEVKHTATEVLEASTSPLNDSLSERICYGASISGRSSHDHNGLSVSVAEVAVQKHVSHSNDLTAAITNNGHPRPMLDLTVDVKLPHSMHVSDVSENNCLDTIICHQNKSCERTNLAEVKATLASLELTLESLSRTKESIGRATRIAVDCVKFGVAAEAVELLVLYLEKEPSMHRRIDLFFLVDSIAQSSRSLKGEVGGSYFSALKETLARMVSAAAPAGQAARDNRRQCLKVLRLWQEKRILPESIIRHHIEDLESLSCSNSGFAGRMSRTERSFDDPLRDMEGMVVDEYGSNSSMELSGFCMLRMLKEEEEEEEEEEEEEKEDGSDSDGGSFEAVTPEHETKFEETHATTTLPESRKHRHILEDVDGELEMEDVAPSCETELDTTTIAIANGHQSHHCQKQFTTFGPPLPHDVPPPPPPLPASPLSYPPLPPPPPPPFPPPPPPPPRSLAPHATAMPHVDADLHLPVGRNGMPEAMPSRPSAPGVHHPLQMPVSTTSSCSYNSYPVMQNPVPGNNVQPVDANAYGNKAYNTRPSYPSPSNHFSYHPADPQFRPQREAPPPPSYSNRDRFGRSSDGHFYGDQEHARPSRPELTENWGPPRQDLTENWGARRPELTENWGYSRPPYPSSMHSENHYAYQPSAGPSCEPMRPQNHAWAYPPPPVHHQNHIPCGPPSDGGVSAGVRAPDYWRPR
- the LOC141598087 gene encoding protein HUA2-LIKE 2 isoform X2, with the protein product MGLFDRLEESICSFLRNSTNEIVDCYDKLKEKNQVSSGELPDENAIGDLRASDPTESDMIRDCIVRSSNSPIPKDEPSLAVQEARTVTEVESLDQRRASEEPADNAVESMLVIPTTYTLRKKARSFQPQRCTIQMIGPVQRSRSGSKFESHGLRNDVSDCNGGKNSVDSGINGFLDGPLRKAKRSKRSPEGSIPNVGCSPVCNSNGTLDDNGSGVAMDSEGLSYNEDSAIESENKCEQLEIANGSCEGDHEVSTSDFRTKASIVRKKRNPGRKRVQSDCLGLRCDRLVKTDIGIMQDTIPLPESCVLMSDNQTKNEGDEHLPLVKRARVRMGKLLSEEKQQLDSLVRSEETSSESASICVAREEDSTLRCKDIQLNGSVLISNELIVSSPIGKYSQELENKSQPQNTYPEVMVCSPTDSGAQASESKPQTSKAMTSQPLGCTFDCESALPPSKRLHRALEAMSANAAEETKTSVVEDSCTKTFNKKCHLPSIESGSNVAVEDEPCNNLELQNDLSNCNNASQLEASNVCSSPTPNVVIRASGDVACTEDNIVEMAVSINSEVHCVSDTIGISHDAPKVLALQDPVTSVVESMPMLELSTAEIIESPSEECGKADDDLVDGAVENDKSLIELHSVGGTDQVSPTATVNDGCRDDSTTLLCGAANDAPSALVEGCINASCLGEALEVGEEVKHTATEVLEASTSPLNDSLSERICYGASISGRSSHDHNGLSVSVAEVAVQKHVSHSNDLTAAITNNGHPRPMLDLTVDVKLPHSMHVSDVSENNCLDTIICHQNKSCERTNLAEVKATLASLELTLESLSRTKESIGRATRIAVDCVKFGVAAEAVELLVLYLEKEPSMHRRIDLFFLVDSIAQSSRSLKGEVGGSYFSALKETLARMVSAAAPAGQAARDNRRQCLKVLRLWQEKRILPESIIRHHIEDLESLSCSNSGFAGRMSRTERSFDDPLRDMEGMVVDEYGSNSSMELSGFCMLRMLKEEEEEEEEEEEEEKEDGSDSDGGSFEAVTPEHETKFEETHATTTLPESRKHRHILEDVDGELEMEDVAPSCETELDTTTIAIANGHQSHHCQKQFTTFGPPLPHDVPPPPPPLPASPLSYPPLPPPPPPPFPPPPPPPPRSLAPHATAMPHVDADLHLPVGRNGMPEAMPSRPSAPGVHHPLQMPVSTTSSCSYNSYPVMQNPVPGNNVQPVDANAYGNKAYNTRPSYPSPSNHFSYHPADPQFRPQREAPPPPSYSNRDRFGRSSDGHFYGDQEHARPSRPELTENWGPPRQDLTENWGARRPELTENWGYSRPPYPSSMHSENHYAYQPSAGPSCEPMRPQNHAWAYPPPPVHHQNHIPCGPPSDGGVSAGVRAPDYWRPR